A region from the Deinococcus budaensis genome encodes:
- a CDS encoding DEAD/DEAH box helicase has translation MTAEPFSRLAPFIQDHIWRQGWTEIRSVQAAACAAILDTDDHVLITSGTASGKTEAALLPILTQLHGDPPSSIGVLYIGPLKALINDQFFRLEGLLADSGLPVEAWHGDVSAARKRRTLQRARGLLQITPESLEALLLRRANLLAQVFGDLRFVVIDEVHAFMADERGRQVLCLLERLERVIKSPPRRVGLSATLGDVGLAGAWLKAGTGRDVQVVQDTGGRRRLQLALEHFSSQKVEGDESSPPTEVPGLYEHLYAHTLDRKSLIFRNTRQGVEDTVVALRDLAQRGGTADLYHVHHGSVATAYREDAERAMKEEGVPACTVATVTLELGIDLGQLERVLQVDPPPSVSSFVQRLGRTGRRGEPGEMILYTLGREDPDAPPHRRLPWSLLQTVAMVQLYLEERWVEPARQPRLPFSLLVHQTLAALEQYGEQHPRELAARVLTLTPFQQVAHEQYRALLHHLLGTELIQRTDEGGLIVGLSGERLVADWRFYAVFPEVPEYPVFHGTSQIGTLSSLPEVGQVISLTGRAWRVTERDETRREVFVQRARGRNTSAWLGGGGEVHDRVVQKMREVLVGETHYPYLQPAAQRRLAEARHLAQTSGLLTGPLHPLSERQLLYLPWRGTRVHRSIGTLLAEVQTRFTVDHNDTPFSLVLNGTEAEVRAYLSTGLPDPGSLRTQLRQTLLASSTPLGDQKFDRFVPRPLLVEAHLGDDLDLVQALEDLRNLAP, from the coding sequence GTGACTGCCGAGCCGTTTTCCCGCCTGGCGCCGTTTATCCAGGACCACATCTGGCGGCAGGGTTGGACGGAGATCCGGTCGGTGCAGGCCGCCGCCTGCGCGGCGATCCTCGACACCGATGACCACGTCCTGATCACCAGCGGCACCGCCAGCGGCAAGACCGAGGCGGCGCTGCTTCCCATCCTCACGCAGCTGCACGGTGATCCGCCCTCCAGCATCGGCGTGCTGTACATCGGTCCCCTCAAGGCCCTGATCAACGACCAGTTCTTCCGCCTGGAGGGCCTGCTCGCCGACTCGGGTCTCCCGGTGGAGGCCTGGCACGGGGACGTGAGCGCGGCGCGCAAGCGCCGTACCCTGCAGCGGGCGCGGGGCCTGCTACAGATCACACCCGAGTCACTGGAAGCCCTGCTGCTGCGCCGCGCCAACCTGCTCGCGCAGGTCTTCGGCGACCTGAGGTTCGTGGTGATCGATGAGGTGCACGCCTTCATGGCCGATGAGCGCGGGCGGCAGGTGCTGTGCCTGCTCGAGCGGCTGGAGCGGGTCATAAAGAGTCCCCCCCGCCGCGTCGGACTGTCTGCCACCCTGGGGGACGTGGGGCTGGCTGGCGCGTGGCTGAAGGCCGGTACCGGACGGGACGTCCAGGTCGTTCAGGACACGGGCGGGCGGCGGCGCTTGCAACTCGCGCTGGAGCATTTCAGCAGCCAGAAGGTGGAAGGGGACGAGTCGTCCCCACCGACAGAGGTGCCGGGGCTGTACGAGCACCTCTATGCGCATACCCTGGACCGCAAGAGCCTGATCTTTCGCAACACCCGGCAGGGCGTCGAGGACACGGTGGTGGCCCTGCGTGACCTTGCGCAGCGGGGCGGCACAGCTGACCTGTACCACGTGCACCACGGGAGCGTCGCCACTGCCTACCGGGAGGACGCCGAACGGGCCATGAAAGAGGAGGGCGTGCCCGCCTGCACGGTCGCCACCGTGACCCTGGAACTGGGCATCGACCTGGGGCAACTCGAACGGGTCTTGCAGGTCGATCCCCCGCCCAGTGTGTCGAGCTTCGTGCAGCGGCTCGGCCGCACAGGACGGCGGGGCGAACCTGGGGAGATGATCCTGTACACGCTGGGCCGCGAGGATCCTGACGCTCCGCCCCACCGCCGCCTGCCCTGGTCCCTCTTGCAGACGGTCGCCATGGTGCAGCTGTACCTTGAGGAGCGCTGGGTCGAACCTGCCCGGCAGCCGCGGCTGCCCTTCAGCCTGCTGGTGCACCAGACCCTGGCCGCCCTCGAGCAGTACGGCGAACAGCACCCACGGGAACTGGCGGCCAGGGTACTGACCCTCACACCTTTCCAGCAGGTGGCGCACGAGCAGTACCGCGCCCTGCTGCATCACCTGCTGGGGACCGAACTCATCCAGCGCACCGACGAGGGCGGTCTCATCGTCGGCCTCAGCGGGGAGAGGCTGGTCGCCGACTGGCGCTTCTACGCCGTCTTCCCGGAGGTGCCGGAGTACCCCGTCTTCCACGGCACCAGCCAGATCGGGACGCTCAGCAGTCTGCCGGAGGTGGGGCAGGTGATCTCGCTGACTGGCCGGGCCTGGCGGGTCACCGAACGGGACGAGACCCGGCGCGAGGTGTTCGTGCAGCGGGCCAGGGGCAGAAACACCAGCGCCTGGCTGGGGGGCGGCGGGGAGGTTCATGACCGTGTGGTGCAGAAGATGCGGGAGGTGCTCGTGGGAGAGACCCATTATCCCTATCTTCAGCCTGCCGCGCAGCGGCGCCTCGCCGAGGCCCGGCACCTGGCCCAGACCTCAGGGCTGCTGACGGGGCCACTGCACCCGCTCAGCGAACGGCAACTGCTCTACCTGCCCTGGCGGGGCACCCGGGTTCACCGCAGCATCGGTACCCTGCTGGCCGAGGTACAGACACGTTTCACCGTGGACCACAACGACACGCCCTTCTCCCTGGTGCTGAACGGCACCGAAGCGGAGGTCAGAGCCTACCTGTCCACGGGGCTGCCTGACCCCGGAAGCCTCCGCACACAGCTGCGTCAAACGCTGCTCGCCTCTTCCACCCCCCTCGGTGATCAGAAGTTCGACCGTTTCGTCCCCAGACCGCTGTTGGTCGAAGCTCATCTCGGGGATGACCTGGACCTGGTCCAGGCGCTGGAGGATCTCCGCAACCTGGCTCCTTAG
- a CDS encoding metallophosphoesterase family protein — MTTFSFAHIADLHLDTPFSGLASLNDDLAARLKNASLDAWDRVVQGCLDHGVDFVVIAGDVYDSDTASVRAQLRFKRGLARLSDAGIPVMVVHGNHDPNGGRYSAIERWPEQVTVFGTREVTHVEIRRGGDLLAVVSGISFPERHVQENLARRFARSEHSAYHVAVLHTNVDGDTAHGVYAPCTLQDLVDSRYDYWALGHIHARRVLRDHAPAVVYPGNTQARHPNETGPKGFALVQVRDGTAQVNWVETDSWRFGVVGCDITELTSLDQVEEQVSAAAARLASERPMVLRAQLTGGGVLHRDLHRAGTVTSLLDALRDRASTDLWWDDVQVQTRPAFDRQQRLQGEDFIADLLNQAERADAHAAVGELVETLRGHPALGGLADELGLDALLADAPALLREAEVLALGLLEGETR, encoded by the coding sequence ATGACCACCTTCTCCTTTGCCCATATCGCCGACCTGCACCTCGACACTCCGTTCTCCGGGCTGGCCAGCCTCAACGACGACCTCGCGGCGCGCCTGAAAAACGCGTCCCTGGACGCCTGGGACCGCGTGGTCCAGGGCTGCCTGGACCACGGCGTCGATTTCGTGGTCATCGCGGGCGACGTCTATGACTCGGATACCGCCAGTGTCCGGGCGCAGCTGCGCTTCAAGCGGGGACTGGCACGCCTCAGCGATGCGGGCATTCCGGTGATGGTCGTGCACGGCAACCACGACCCCAACGGCGGGCGCTACTCGGCCATCGAGCGCTGGCCGGAGCAGGTGACTGTCTTCGGGACGCGCGAGGTCACGCATGTGGAGATCCGCCGGGGGGGCGACCTGCTGGCGGTGGTCAGCGGCATCAGTTTTCCGGAGCGCCACGTGCAGGAGAACTTGGCCCGGCGTTTCGCGCGCTCGGAGCATTCGGCCTACCATGTGGCCGTCCTGCACACCAACGTGGACGGGGACACCGCCCACGGGGTCTACGCGCCGTGCACGCTGCAGGACCTGGTCGACAGCCGTTACGACTACTGGGCGCTGGGCCACATCCATGCCCGGCGTGTGCTCAGGGACCATGCTCCTGCCGTCGTCTACCCGGGGAACACGCAGGCCCGGCACCCGAACGAGACGGGCCCCAAGGGATTTGCGCTGGTGCAGGTCAGAGACGGCACCGCCCAGGTGAACTGGGTGGAGACGGACAGCTGGCGCTTTGGCGTCGTGGGCTGCGACATCACGGAGCTGACCTCCCTGGACCAGGTCGAAGAGCAGGTGTCGGCGGCCGCCGCCCGCCTGGCGAGCGAGCGTCCGATGGTGCTGCGCGCTCAGCTCACCGGCGGCGGCGTGCTGCACCGTGACCTTCACCGGGCCGGCACCGTCACCTCCCTGTTGGACGCGCTGCGTGACCGGGCGTCCACGGACCTGTGGTGGGATGACGTCCAGGTGCAGACACGTCCCGCCTTCGACCGTCAGCAGCGCTTGCAGGGGGAGGATTTCATCGCGGACCTGCTGAACCAGGCTGAACGGGCGGACGCCCACGCCGCGGTCGGCGAACTGGTCGAGACGCTGCGTGGGCACCCGGCCCTGGGTGGGCTGGCCGATGAGCTGGGCCTGGACGCCCTGCTGGCCGATGCCCCGGCTCTTCTGAGGGAGGCCGAGGTCCTGGCCCTGGGCCTGCTGGAAGGGGAAACAAGATGA